A window of the Gossypium hirsutum isolate 1008001.06 chromosome A05, Gossypium_hirsutum_v2.1, whole genome shotgun sequence genome harbors these coding sequences:
- the LOC107924248 gene encoding two-component response regulator ORR4 isoform X1 — protein MELMKSENIVQDRQPQPQEEEEIMQQEEEEEQRFHVLAVDDSVIDRKLLEKLLKASSYQVTCVESGEKALEYLGLLHHSSPASSSSQHHHQGHKVNLIMTDFSMPGTSGYDLLKRIKGSSWKDVPVVVMSSENVPSRISMCLEGGAEEFMLKPLQLSDLHKIQAHLLKSLPHS, from the exons ATGGAGTTGATGAAATCAGAGAATATCGTTCAAGACAGGCAGCCTCAACctcaagaagaagaagaaatcatgcagcaagaggaagaagaagaacagCGGTTTCATGTATTGGCAGTTGATGACAGTGTGATTGACAGGAAATTATTGGAGAAGCTCCTCAAAGCTTCTTCATACCAAG TGACGTGTGTGGAGTCTGGGGAAAAAGCGTTGGAATATCTGGGTTTGCTTCATCACTCATCTcctgcttcttcttcttcccaACATCATCATCAG GGACATAAAGTCAACTTAATAATGACAGACTTTTCTATGCCAGGAACGAGCGGCTATGATTTACTCAAACGTATCAAG GGATCTTCTTGGAAAGACGTACCGGTGGTGGTGATGTCATCAGAGAATGTACCTTCAAGAATAAGCAT GTGCCTAGAAGGAGGAGCAGAAGAATTCATGTTAAAGCCTCTTCAATTATCAGACCTACACAAAATTCAAGCTCACCTTCTCAAATCCCTTCCTCACTCTTAG
- the LOC107924248 gene encoding two-component response regulator ORR4 isoform X2: MELMKSENIVQDRQPQPQEEEEIMQQEEEEEQRFHVLAVDDSVIDRKLLEKLLKASSYQVTCVESGEKALEYLGLLHHSSPASSSSQHHHQERAAMIYSNVSRDLLGKTYRWW, encoded by the exons ATGGAGTTGATGAAATCAGAGAATATCGTTCAAGACAGGCAGCCTCAACctcaagaagaagaagaaatcatgcagcaagaggaagaagaagaacagCGGTTTCATGTATTGGCAGTTGATGACAGTGTGATTGACAGGAAATTATTGGAGAAGCTCCTCAAAGCTTCTTCATACCAAG TGACGTGTGTGGAGTCTGGGGAAAAAGCGTTGGAATATCTGGGTTTGCTTCATCACTCATCTcctgcttcttcttcttcccaACATCATCATCAG GAACGAGCGGCTATGATTTACTCAAACGTATCAAG GGATCTTCTTGGAAAGACGTACCGGTGGTGGTGA